The following coding sequences are from one Epilithonimonas vandammei window:
- a CDS encoding peptide deformylase: MLLIGFNGFSQKFTKDEKALILAGDTKTALPIYQTKNEHQHKILLAQSQEISPKDKTLPVLIERMRLALAATEGGVGIAAPQVGVNRRVVLVQRFDKTDYPVEYFINPKILWRSELLNKGLEGDLSIDKFREPFYRSYSIRLEYYDLQNKKHDEMVEGFTAVIFQHEIDHLSGILISDKFKKEKGLQYKEVKVYQKNKN; encoded by the coding sequence ATGCTTTTAATAGGCTTCAATGGATTTTCTCAGAAATTTACGAAAGATGAAAAAGCCTTGATTCTGGCAGGAGATACGAAAACAGCTTTGCCTATCTACCAAACCAAAAACGAACATCAGCACAAGATTTTACTGGCTCAGTCACAGGAAATCTCGCCTAAAGACAAAACACTTCCGGTTCTTATCGAAAGGATGAGGCTTGCTCTGGCTGCTACGGAAGGCGGTGTTGGCATTGCTGCGCCACAAGTAGGCGTTAACAGAAGAGTGGTGCTGGTTCAACGCTTCGATAAGACCGATTATCCCGTAGAATATTTTATCAATCCAAAAATCCTTTGGCGTTCCGAACTTCTGAATAAAGGACTGGAAGGAGACCTTTCCATAGATAAATTCCGTGAGCCTTTTTATAGAAGTTACAGCATCAGGCTCGAATATTATGACCTGCAAAATAAGAAGCACGACGAGATGGTGGAAGGCTTCACTGCGGTGATTTTCCAGCACGAGATAGACCATCTTTCGGGGATTTTGATTTCTGATAAATTTAAGAAAGAGAAAGGATTACAATATAAAGAAGTAAAAGTTTATCAGAAAAATAAGAATTAG
- a CDS encoding phage holin family protein, with the protein MNFIIRLLITAISAFLLSKILSGVHFDSFGATIIFAIVLGLLNLIVKPILSILSLPITILTLGLFSFVINALIILLAAYVMGSMQVDGFWWALLFSILLSLVTSAFSTIFERD; encoded by the coding sequence ATGAATTTTATTATCCGATTGCTGATTACTGCGATTTCAGCATTTTTGCTCAGCAAAATTCTTTCAGGTGTTCATTTTGACAGCTTTGGCGCAACTATTATTTTTGCCATTGTTTTAGGCCTTTTGAACCTGATTGTAAAACCAATTCTTTCAATTTTATCATTGCCGATTACAATTCTCACACTTGGATTGTTTTCCTTTGTTATTAATGCCTTGATCATTTTGCTTGCGGCTTACGTTATGGGAAGTATGCAGGTGGATGGCTTCTGGTGGGCATTGCTGTTCAGCATCTTGCTGTCGCTGGTTACATCGGCTTTCTCAACCATATTTGAAAGAGATTAA
- the trpA gene encoding tryptophan synthase subunit alpha, with translation MKKLNIYFTAGIPTLEDTGKIAKLIQKSGADMMEIGIPYSDPVADGPVIQDAHSLALKNGMSIKKLFEQLAEIKDSVTIPKILMGYLNPVLQFGFENFCQKCAEVGVSGLIIPDLPPIEFENKYGEILKKYNLNFTFLVTPETSEERIKYLDSLSSGFLYAVSSSSTTGNENAVLKNENYLDRLASLDLKNPVFIGFGIKNKSDFENVTEKAQGGIIGTAFVKILLDNEDWEAKGREFIKQIK, from the coding sequence ATGAAAAAACTAAACATATATTTCACCGCAGGAATTCCTACTTTGGAAGATACCGGAAAAATTGCCAAACTGATTCAGAAATCGGGAGCAGATATGATGGAGATTGGGATTCCGTATTCCGATCCTGTTGCTGACGGACCTGTGATTCAGGATGCGCATTCTTTGGCTTTGAAAAACGGAATGTCAATCAAAAAACTATTTGAACAATTGGCAGAAATCAAAGATTCTGTGACGATTCCGAAAATATTAATGGGTTATCTGAATCCTGTTCTTCAGTTTGGATTTGAGAACTTTTGCCAGAAATGTGCGGAAGTCGGCGTTTCAGGATTGATTATTCCAGATTTACCACCCATTGAATTTGAAAATAAATATGGCGAAATCCTTAAAAAATACAACCTGAATTTCACTTTTTTGGTAACACCAGAAACTTCGGAAGAGCGTATTAAATATTTGGATTCTCTGAGTTCAGGATTTTTATATGCTGTCAGTTCTTCTTCCACAACTGGAAATGAAAATGCCGTTTTGAAGAATGAAAATTATCTTGACAGATTAGCTTCATTAGATTTAAAAAATCCTGTTTTCATAGGTTTTGGAATCAAAAATAAATCTGATTTTGAAAATGTTACAGAGAAAGCACAAGGCGGAATTATCGGAACAGCTTTTGTGAAAATTCTTCTGGATAATGAGGATTGGGAAGCGAAAGGAAGAGAATTTATCAAACAAATTAAGTAA
- the trpB gene encoding tryptophan synthase subunit beta, with amino-acid sequence MNFQNPDKNGYYGDFGGAFIPEMLYPNVAELQEKYLQIIESEEFQTEFQDLLKNYVGRATPLYFAKNLSEKYQTQIYLKREDLNHTGAHKINNALGQALLAKKLGKHRIIAETGAGQHGVATATACALLGLECIVYMGEIDIQRQAPNVARMKMLGATVIPATSGSKTLKDAVNEALRDWINNPSTTHYIIGSVVGPHPFPDLVARFQSIISKEIKEQLNEKIGRENPDYVIACVGGGSNAAGTFYHFVNEESVKIIAAEAGGFGVDSGKSAATTFLGTLGILHGSQSLVMQTEDGQVVEPHSISAGLDYPGIGPMHANLFNQKRAEFLSINDDEALKSAFELTKIEGIIPALESAHALAVLDKKKFEKDDIVVICLSGRGDKDMETYLKNLVVD; translated from the coding sequence ATGAACTTTCAAAACCCAGATAAAAACGGTTATTACGGCGATTTCGGAGGCGCTTTCATTCCCGAAATGCTTTATCCAAACGTTGCCGAATTACAGGAAAAATATTTACAAATCATCGAGTCTGAAGAATTTCAAACAGAATTTCAGGATTTGTTGAAGAATTATGTTGGGCGTGCTACTCCACTTTATTTCGCTAAGAATTTGAGTGAAAAATATCAGACTCAAATCTATCTGAAAAGAGAAGATTTGAATCACACCGGAGCGCACAAAATCAACAACGCTTTAGGACAAGCTTTACTCGCTAAAAAATTAGGAAAACATAGAATCATTGCAGAAACCGGAGCCGGACAACACGGCGTTGCAACGGCAACAGCTTGTGCATTACTTGGTTTGGAATGCATTGTTTATATGGGCGAAATCGATATCCAAAGACAAGCGCCAAACGTTGCCCGAATGAAAATGTTAGGAGCAACTGTAATTCCTGCAACGTCAGGTTCAAAAACCTTGAAAGATGCTGTGAATGAAGCTTTGAGAGATTGGATTAATAATCCTTCTACGACACATTACATTATTGGAAGCGTAGTTGGTCCGCATCCTTTTCCTGATTTGGTGGCGAGATTTCAATCAATAATTTCGAAAGAAATCAAAGAACAACTGAACGAAAAAATCGGAAGAGAAAATCCTGATTATGTAATTGCCTGCGTTGGTGGTGGAAGCAATGCGGCAGGAACTTTTTATCATTTTGTGAATGAAGAAAGCGTGAAAATCATTGCAGCAGAAGCAGGAGGTTTTGGCGTTGATTCAGGGAAATCTGCAGCTACAACTTTCTTAGGAACTTTAGGAATTCTGCACGGAAGTCAAAGTCTAGTAATGCAAACGGAAGACGGACAAGTCGTTGAACCACATTCGATTTCTGCAGGTTTAGATTATCCCGGGATTGGGCCAATGCACGCTAATCTTTTCAATCAAAAAAGAGCAGAGTTTTTGAGTATTAATGATGATGAAGCTCTGAAATCTGCTTTTGAACTGACAAAAATCGAAGGTATTATTCCAGCCCTGGAAAGTGCGCACGCTTTGGCGGTTTTGGATAAAAAGAAATTTGAAAAAGATGATATCGTTGTGATTTGTCTTTCGGGTCGTGGCGATAAGGATATGGAAACGTATTTGAAGAATTTGGTGGTCGATTGA
- a CDS encoding phosphoribosylanthranilate isomerase, whose protein sequence is MESQFQVKVCGLTKLNQIKELIDLKVDFLGFIFYEKSPRYVLNHLSLEQISEINHQAKVGVFVNEDLEKIIEISEKAKLNFIQLHGDETEEFISELRQKLNSKIAVIKVIRIGNLTENLESKILNLKSKIDYLLFDTDSKAFGGTGKTFDWNILNDIEIPIPYFLSGGISLENIHQLSTINLQPIALDINSKFEIEAGNKDLEKIKEFIKLLKVKSFK, encoded by the coding sequence ATGGAAAGTCAGTTTCAAGTTAAAGTCTGCGGATTAACAAAGCTCAATCAGATTAAAGAATTAATTGATTTGAAAGTTGATTTTCTGGGATTTATCTTCTATGAAAAATCTCCGAGATATGTTCTGAATCATTTGAGTTTGGAGCAAATTTCAGAAATCAATCATCAAGCGAAAGTTGGCGTTTTTGTAAATGAAGATTTAGAAAAAATTATTGAAATTTCAGAAAAAGCAAAGTTAAATTTTATTCAGCTTCACGGTGATGAAACCGAAGAATTTATTTCAGAATTAAGACAAAAACTGAATTCAAAAATTGCAGTTATTAAAGTTATTAGAATAGGAAATCTGACAGAAAATTTAGAATCTAAAATTCTTAATTTAAAATCTAAAATTGATTATCTCCTATTCGATACAGATTCAAAAGCATTTGGCGGAACAGGAAAAACCTTCGACTGGAATATTTTGAATGATATCGAAATTCCAATTCCTTATTTTTTAAGTGGCGGAATTTCCTTAGAAAACATCCATCAACTGTCAACCATTAACCTTCAACCAATTGCTCTTGACATTAATTCAAAATTTGAAATCGAAGCTGGAAATAAAGATTTAGAAAAAATAAAAGAATTTATAAAACTGTTAAAAGTAAAAAGTTTTAAGTAA
- the trpC gene encoding indole-3-glycerol phosphate synthase TrpC, producing MNILDKIIERKKQEIAEAKSKISVEQLKDSEYFGRPTFSLKETLKSKSGIITEFKRQSPSKGIINDKVSPLEVVSEYEKFGASAVSILTDKDFFGGSFEDILSVRNHINIPILRKDFMIDEYQFYEAKSIGADVILLIASCLSPTQVSEFTELAHALNLEVLLEIHSEEELKHINKNVDFVGINNRNLKDFKVDLQHSVELKNQLPEDIFSIAESGIYNEEDFKFLKEKGFDGFLMGEYFMKNDNPGEKFGEFISNVSI from the coding sequence ATGAACATCTTAGATAAAATTATAGAGCGAAAAAAACAGGAAATTGCAGAAGCAAAATCCAAAATCTCTGTTGAACAATTGAAAGATTCTGAGTATTTTGGAAGACCAACCTTTTCGTTGAAAGAAACTTTGAAATCCAAATCCGGAATTATTACCGAATTCAAAAGACAATCGCCGAGCAAAGGCATTATCAATGACAAAGTTTCGCCTTTGGAAGTTGTTTCTGAATATGAAAAATTCGGAGCAAGTGCGGTGTCTATTTTGACGGATAAAGATTTTTTTGGTGGAAGTTTTGAAGATATTTTGAGTGTTAGAAATCATATTAACATTCCGATTTTGAGGAAAGATTTTATGATTGATGAATATCAATTTTACGAAGCCAAATCAATTGGAGCAGATGTTATTCTGTTGATTGCATCTTGTCTTTCTCCAACTCAGGTTTCGGAATTTACAGAATTGGCTCATGCCTTAAATCTCGAAGTTTTACTGGAAATCCATTCTGAGGAAGAATTAAAACACATCAATAAAAACGTTGATTTTGTTGGAATTAACAATCGAAATTTGAAAGATTTTAAAGTGGATTTACAACATTCTGTAGAGTTAAAAAATCAACTACCAGAAGATATTTTCTCAATTGCAGAAAGCGGAATTTATAATGAAGAAGATTTTAAATTCCTAAAAGAAAAAGGATTTGACGGATTTTTGATGGGCGAATATTTTATGAAAAATGACAATCCTGGAGAAAAATTCGGAGAATTCATTTCTAATGTATCAATTTAG
- the trpD gene encoding anthranilate phosphoribosyltransferase, whose amino-acid sequence MKQILQYLFNHQTLTKAEAKAILIEISQNKFNESEVISFITVFLMRTITLEELEGFREALLQLAKPVDLGTKDLVDIVGTGGDGKNTFNISTLASFIVAGTGQKVAKQGNYGASSISGSSNVLEELGYKFKDNSEDLKADLEKGNICFLHAPLFHPALKSVAPFRKQLGLKTFFNLLGPLVNPARPDFTMIGVANLEIARVYQYLLQKQKSEFMIVHALDGYDEISLTGDTKIISKTGEKIYSAEDLKFKNVSAESIFGGETKEEASKLFIKILEGNGTEEQNSVVLANASIALENTGKYGNYDDCLALAKESLESGKALKSLRSIIND is encoded by the coding sequence ATGAAACAAATCCTACAATATCTTTTCAATCATCAGACTTTGACAAAAGCCGAAGCCAAAGCCATTTTGATTGAAATTTCACAAAATAAATTCAACGAAAGCGAAGTCATTTCTTTCATCACCGTTTTCCTAATGAGAACGATTACTTTGGAAGAACTCGAAGGTTTTCGTGAAGCATTACTGCAATTGGCGAAACCAGTCGATTTGGGAACCAAAGATTTGGTGGACATCGTTGGAACTGGTGGAGACGGAAAAAACACATTCAACATTTCGACTTTAGCGAGTTTTATTGTTGCAGGAACCGGACAAAAAGTAGCCAAGCAAGGCAATTATGGAGCATCTTCTATTTCAGGTTCGTCTAATGTTTTAGAAGAATTGGGTTACAAATTCAAGGATAATTCTGAGGATTTGAAAGCCGATTTGGAGAAAGGAAACATCTGTTTTCTTCACGCACCGTTGTTTCACCCCGCTTTGAAATCCGTTGCGCCATTTAGAAAACAGCTCGGTTTAAAAACTTTTTTCAATCTTTTGGGACCGTTGGTCAATCCTGCTCGCCCCGATTTCACAATGATAGGTGTTGCAAATCTTGAAATTGCGCGCGTTTATCAATATCTTTTGCAAAAACAAAAAAGCGAGTTTATGATTGTTCACGCTTTGGATGGTTATGACGAAATTTCCTTGACCGGTGACACAAAAATCATCAGCAAAACCGGAGAAAAAATCTATTCTGCGGAAGATTTGAAATTCAAAAACGTTTCTGCTGAAAGTATTTTCGGAGGTGAAACAAAAGAAGAGGCTTCGAAATTATTTATCAAAATTTTGGAAGGTAATGGAACTGAGGAACAAAATTCAGTTGTTCTTGCTAATGCTTCAATTGCTTTGGAAAACACCGGTAAATATGGAAATTATGACGATTGTTTGGCTTTAGCAAAAGAAAGTCTGGAAAGCGGAAAGGCGTTGAAATCGCTTCGCTCAATTATTAATGATTAA
- a CDS encoding anthranilate synthase component II: MKILVFDNYDSFTYNLVQIIEQIVGEKVDVYRNDQIPLEDIEKYDKIILSPGPGIPEEAGILLDVIKKYAPTKSIFGVCLGQQAIAEAFGGSLINLSEIYHGVATEATQTNDHKIFNNLPETLEVGRYHSWAVNPDDFPEELEITSVDKNGMIMSLKHKTYDVHAVQYHPESILTPDGKQILENFLKPEAGGQKTEE, translated from the coding sequence ATGAAAATATTAGTCTTTGATAATTACGACAGTTTTACATACAATCTTGTTCAAATTATCGAGCAGATTGTAGGTGAAAAAGTAGATGTTTACAGAAATGACCAAATTCCTTTGGAAGACATTGAAAAATACGATAAAATCATTCTTTCACCAGGTCCGGGAATTCCGGAAGAAGCTGGAATTTTGCTAGACGTGATTAAAAAATATGCGCCTACTAAATCGATTTTCGGAGTTTGTTTGGGTCAACAAGCGATTGCAGAAGCTTTCGGTGGAAGTTTGATTAATTTGTCTGAAATCTATCACGGTGTTGCGACTGAAGCCACTCAAACCAATGACCATAAAATTTTCAATAATTTACCAGAAACTTTAGAAGTTGGAAGATATCATTCTTGGGCTGTAAATCCTGATGATTTCCCAGAAGAATTAGAAATCACAAGCGTTGACAAAAACGGAATGATTATGAGCTTGAAACATAAAACTTATGATGTTCACGCTGTGCAATATCATCCTGAAAGTATTTTAACGCCTGATGGAAAACAGATTTTAGAGAATTTTTTAAAGCCGGAAGCTGGAGGTCAGAAGACCGAAGAATAA
- a CDS encoding anthranilate synthase component I family protein, producing MKLNNIINIKTSVKSRLADLYTPIGIYLRLRDQFRDTILLESAGNQNSENSFSFICVNAIAGIEIRNYDEAELKFPLENPQKINLENEKLPDLMQEFSNCFQCEKPNHEIGKQAQGFFGYTSYDAIPFFENIKFKEQSEENKIPLMRYRIYQYVIAINHHNDEMFLIENKIDGLKSELSTLESIINQKNAPVFPFEITSEETSNLTDEEYLESVEFAKKHCFRGDVFQLVLSRRFEQKFQGDEFNVYRALRNINPSPYLFFFDYGDYKLMGSSPESQLIIKNGKAIIHPIAGTFKRTGNIEKDLESAEELKKDPKENAEHTMLVDLARNDLSIHGKNTTVSKLKEIHFFSHVIHMVSEVVTDVKEDQNPYEMIATTFPQGTLSGAPKYRAMQLIDEHEKTSRSYYAGCIGFVGFDGSCNQAIMIRTFLSKNNTLFYQAGAGIVAKSIAENELQEVNNKLGALKKAILKAEKL from the coding sequence ATGAAATTAAATAACATAATCAATATAAAAACCTCTGTTAAATCCCGTTTAGCAGACCTTTACACGCCGATTGGGATTTATCTCCGTCTTCGCGACCAGTTTCGAGATACGATTCTTTTGGAAAGTGCAGGAAATCAGAATTCTGAGAATTCGTTTTCTTTCATTTGTGTTAATGCCATTGCCGGAATCGAAATCCGAAATTACGACGAAGCAGAATTGAAATTCCCTCTTGAAAATCCTCAGAAAATAAATTTAGAAAATGAAAAATTGCCTGATTTGATGCAGGAATTTTCCAACTGTTTCCAATGCGAAAAGCCTAACCACGAGATTGGAAAACAAGCGCAGGGATTTTTCGGCTACACCAGTTATGATGCGATTCCGTTTTTTGAGAATATCAAATTCAAAGAACAATCCGAGGAAAATAAAATCCCTTTGATGCGTTACAGAATTTATCAATACGTGATTGCAATCAATCATCACAACGACGAAATGTTCCTGATTGAAAATAAAATCGATGGTTTAAAATCTGAACTTTCAACATTAGAAAGCATCATCAATCAAAAAAATGCACCGGTTTTTCCTTTCGAAATTACTTCAGAAGAAACCTCGAATCTGACGGATGAAGAATATCTGGAATCTGTAGAATTTGCGAAGAAACATTGTTTCCGTGGTGATGTTTTCCAATTGGTTTTGAGCAGAAGATTTGAACAGAAATTTCAAGGTGACGAGTTTAATGTTTATCGTGCTTTGAGAAATATCAATCCTTCTCCTTACCTATTCTTCTTCGATTATGGCGATTATAAATTGATGGGTTCCAGTCCGGAAAGCCAGTTGATTATCAAAAACGGAAAAGCCATTATCCATCCCATTGCAGGCACTTTCAAAAGAACCGGAAATATCGAAAAAGATTTGGAATCTGCAGAAGAACTCAAAAAAGACCCGAAAGAAAATGCAGAACATACAATGTTGGTAGATTTAGCGAGAAACGATTTGAGTATTCACGGGAAAAATACAACGGTTTCAAAACTGAAAGAAATTCATTTTTTCTCCCACGTGATTCATATGGTTTCTGAGGTTGTAACGGATGTCAAAGAAGACCAAAATCCTTATGAAATGATTGCAACTACTTTTCCACAAGGAACTTTGAGTGGCGCACCAAAATACCGCGCAATGCAGTTGATTGACGAACACGAGAAAACTTCCAGAAGCTATTATGCAGGTTGTATCGGTTTTGTAGGTTTTGACGGAAGTTGTAATCAAGCGATTATGATTCGAACGTTCTTGAGTAAAAATAATACTCTATTCTATCAAGCTGGAGCCGGAATTGTTGCAAAATCTATTGCAGAAAATGAACTTCAAGAAGTTAATAACAAATTGGGCGCTTTGAAAAAAGCTATTTTAAAAGCAGAAAAATTATGA
- a CDS encoding acyl-CoA thioesterase: MENKPVTFQFISEPTDVNFGGNVHGGSVMKWIDQVGYACASNWSGTYCVTVYVGGIRFYQPIKIGEIVKLESKVILTGNSSMHISIDVFSRNVKEKQFEKKTHCIIVFVAVDENGKAMEVPKWIPTTEKELQMEQYAKKLMNLRKDIEDEMKPFL, encoded by the coding sequence ATGGAAAATAAACCGGTTACATTTCAGTTCATTTCTGAACCGACAGATGTTAATTTTGGAGGCAATGTTCACGGAGGAAGCGTGATGAAATGGATAGACCAAGTCGGTTACGCCTGCGCGAGCAATTGGTCAGGAACTTATTGTGTAACGGTTTATGTTGGCGGAATCAGATTTTATCAGCCTATCAAAATCGGAGAAATTGTAAAGCTAGAATCTAAGGTCATTTTGACGGGAAACTCTAGTATGCATATTTCGATAGATGTATTTTCGAGAAATGTAAAAGAGAAACAATTCGAGAAGAAAACGCATTGTATCATTGTTTTTGTAGCAGTTGACGAAAACGGAAAAGCGATGGAAGTTCCAAAATGGATTCCTACAACAGAAAAGGAATTACAAATGGAACAATATGCGAAAAAACTGATGAATCTGAGAAAAGATATCGAAGACGAGATGAAACCTTTTTTATGA
- a CDS encoding arsenate reductase family protein, which translates to MKKVFYLKTCGTNKKIMTPLDLSDWELREIKSQPVTEAELEEMYEKTQSYEALFSKKSTQIKERGIDVSSLKEQDFKKLILDHYSFLKRPVFITDNEVFAGSDKKNLENLNAFFDK; encoded by the coding sequence ATGAAAAAAGTATTCTATCTCAAAACCTGCGGAACCAACAAGAAAATAATGACACCTCTTGACCTTTCTGACTGGGAATTGAGAGAAATAAAATCTCAACCTGTGACTGAAGCTGAACTGGAAGAGATGTATGAAAAAACTCAATCTTACGAAGCCCTTTTCAGTAAAAAATCGACGCAAATCAAAGAAAGAGGAATTGATGTGAGTTCTTTGAAAGAACAGGATTTTAAGAAGTTGATTCTTGACCATTACAGTTTTTTGAAACGCCCTGTTTTCATTACAGATAACGAAGTTTTTGCAGGAAGTGATAAAAAGAATCTTGAAAATTTGAATGCTTTTTTTGATAAATAA
- a CDS encoding DUF763 domain-containing protein, with translation MKRSGTADLPLHYGQVPPWLYERMSRLGLAIVEVILADYGKDEVLRRLADPFWFQSFGAVMGMDWHSSGITTSVMGALKRAINPNSKSLGIYIAGGKGKFSKDAPNELLRIADSTGLDGNELVRCSKLSAKVDNTAIQDGYQLYLHNFILSDQGDWAVVQQGMHDSDGTARRYHWLSENVTSFVNEPHTGISGVNRGNILNLTSSEAEQNRNGIIDITKTDSEKWMQDFQRLILPAHHEVLASDVDMKKLGNILWLARENEPENFEDLLMLKGVGPRTMQSLALVSEVIHGAPSRFTDPARFSFAHGGKDGHPFPVPTQTYDETISILRTGIEKAKLGNTDKNLAIKKLHEIAVRTEENFTPDFSLEKVIEEERQNSWRFGGKTVFGDAKPPKSNGGIQLSLF, from the coding sequence ATGAAACGTTCCGGAACTGCAGATTTGCCACTTCATTACGGTCAGGTTCCGCCTTGGCTGTATGAGCGTATGTCCAGACTTGGGCTGGCGATTGTGGAAGTGATTCTTGCAGATTACGGAAAAGATGAAGTGCTGCGACGATTGGCTGATCCGTTTTGGTTTCAAAGTTTTGGAGCGGTTATGGGAATGGATTGGCATTCTTCAGGAATTACAACTTCTGTAATGGGCGCTTTGAAAAGAGCCATTAATCCAAATTCTAAATCGCTTGGAATTTATATTGCTGGAGGAAAAGGAAAATTCTCCAAAGATGCACCAAATGAATTGCTGAGAATTGCAGATTCAACAGGACTTGACGGAAACGAATTGGTGCGTTGCAGTAAGTTATCTGCGAAGGTTGATAACACGGCTATCCAAGATGGTTATCAGCTTTATCTGCATAATTTTATTTTGTCTGACCAAGGGGATTGGGCGGTTGTTCAGCAAGGGATGCACGATTCTGACGGAACTGCGAGACGTTATCATTGGCTGTCAGAAAATGTAACTTCTTTTGTGAATGAGCCTCACACGGGAATCTCCGGCGTGAATCGTGGCAATATTCTCAATCTGACATCTTCCGAAGCAGAACAAAACAGAAACGGAATTATTGACATTACAAAAACCGATTCTGAGAAATGGATGCAGGATTTCCAGCGTTTGATCTTGCCGGCGCATCACGAGGTTTTGGCGAGTGATGTTGATATGAAAAAGCTCGGCAATATTCTTTGGCTGGCGAGAGAAAATGAACCTGAAAATTTTGAAGATTTGCTGATGCTGAAAGGTGTTGGTCCACGAACGATGCAGTCTCTGGCTTTGGTGAGCGAGGTGATTCACGGAGCGCCTTCCAGATTTACAGACCCTGCGCGTTTTTCTTTTGCACACGGCGGAAAAGACGGGCATCCGTTTCCTGTTCCGACCCAAACTTATGACGAAACGATTTCTATCCTTAGAACTGGAATCGAGAAAGCTAAGTTGGGGAACACGGATAAGAATCTTGCGATTAAAAAACTACACGAAATTGCTGTGAGAACTGAAGAGAATTTCACACCCGATTTTAGTCTTGAAAAAGTGATAGAAGAGGAACGACAAAACTCTTGGCGATTTGGTGGGAAAACTGTTTTTGGTGATGCCAAACCTCCGAAATCGAATGGCGGGATACAGTTGAGTTTGTTTTGA
- a CDS encoding type II toxin-antitoxin system RelE/ParE family toxin has translation MKYRKVTFFKNYFQDFFDKQTVKVKTKIVWTFELIEDLQRVPETYLKYLENTDGLYEIRVQVASDIFRIFCFFDEGKLIIVANSFKKKTQKTPKKEIEMALKIKKEYEDSK, from the coding sequence ATGAAATACAGAAAAGTAACATTTTTCAAAAACTACTTTCAGGATTTCTTCGACAAACAGACTGTAAAAGTAAAAACCAAAATCGTTTGGACTTTTGAGTTGATAGAAGATTTGCAAAGAGTTCCTGAAACTTATCTTAAATATCTGGAAAATACTGATGGATTGTACGAAATCCGTGTGCAAGTTGCGAGTGATATTTTTAGGATTTTCTGTTTTTTTGACGAGGGAAAACTGATTATTGTCGCAAACAGCTTTAAAAAGAAAACTCAGAAGACGCCTAAGAAAGAAATAGAAATGGCTTTAAAAATCAAAAAGGAATATGAAGACAGCAAATAA
- a CDS encoding helix-turn-helix domain-containing protein, producing MKTANKNLTTLDEFKEKNFGKRGTKERDELEAGYDNFKIGALIHDTRLELGMTQEELAEKVGTTKSYISKIENNLKETRISTLQKIVELGFGGRLELSIKI from the coding sequence ATGAAGACAGCAAATAAAAATCTGACAACTCTTGATGAGTTCAAAGAGAAAAACTTCGGTAAACGTGGGACAAAAGAACGGGACGAACTGGAAGCTGGTTACGACAATTTTAAAATAGGAGCACTCATTCACGATACTCGTCTGGAATTGGGAATGACACAAGAAGAATTGGCTGAAAAAGTTGGAACGACTAAATCTTATATTTCTAAAATTGAGAATAATCTGAAAGAAACGAGAATTTCTACACTTCAAAAGATTGTTGAGCTTGGGTTTGGTGGACGATTGGAATTGAGTATTAAGATTTGA
- a CDS encoding DUF2683 family protein, with protein MESITIYPKDEKQKSLLKSLLEELKVRFEFGEKDETLLSEEDFYKKIDKSIEQAESGKTTNIPKDKQKEFFNL; from the coding sequence ATGGAAAGTATAACAATTTACCCAAAAGACGAAAAGCAAAAATCTTTGCTCAAATCTCTTTTAGAGGAACTTAAAGTTCGTTTTGAATTTGGTGAAAAAGATGAAACTTTGCTTTCTGAAGAAGATTTTTATAAGAAGATTGATAAATCTATTGAACAAGCAGAATCTGGAAAAACCACAAATATTCCAAAAGATAAACAAAAGGAATTTTTTAATTTATAA